A genomic segment from Pseudoduganella chitinolytica encodes:
- a CDS encoding carbon-nitrogen hydrolase family protein: protein MTIVAAVQMVSTPVVEDNLATAARLVAEAAATGARLVLLPEYWPIMGRSDSDKVGKAEPLGSGVIQAAMAAMAREHGIWLLGGTLPLASEDPEKVINTTLVYDPEGRHVGRYDKIHLFGFTKGTESYNESRTIVPGRSVGTVETAVGKVGMSVCYDLRFPELFRAMGPVNLIVVPAAFTYTTGRAHWEILLRARAIENQCYVLAAAQGGEHVNGRRTWGHSMLVDPWGEVKAVLAEGEGVIHGELDLSYLDGVRESLPALKHRTM from the coding sequence ATGACTATCGTTGCCGCCGTACAAATGGTCTCCACCCCGGTCGTGGAGGACAACCTGGCCACTGCGGCCCGTCTCGTGGCCGAGGCCGCCGCCACGGGCGCGCGCCTGGTGCTGCTGCCGGAATACTGGCCCATCATGGGCCGCAGCGACAGCGACAAGGTGGGCAAGGCCGAGCCGCTGGGGAGTGGCGTCATCCAGGCAGCGATGGCGGCGATGGCGCGCGAACACGGCATCTGGCTGCTGGGCGGCACGTTGCCGCTGGCCAGCGAGGATCCCGAGAAAGTCATCAATACGACGCTCGTGTACGACCCGGAAGGGCGCCACGTGGGCCGCTACGACAAGATCCACCTGTTCGGATTCACCAAGGGCACCGAGTCGTACAACGAGTCGCGCACGATCGTGCCGGGCCGCTCCGTCGGTACGGTCGAGACGGCGGTGGGCAAGGTCGGCATGTCGGTCTGCTACGACCTGCGCTTCCCCGAGCTGTTCCGCGCGATGGGCCCCGTCAACCTGATCGTCGTGCCCGCCGCGTTCACGTACACGACCGGGCGGGCGCACTGGGAAATCCTGCTACGGGCCCGCGCCATCGAGAACCAGTGCTACGTGCTGGCGGCCGCGCAGGGCGGCGAGCACGTCAACGGCCGCCGCACGTGGGGCCACAGCATGCTGGTCGATCCGTGGGGCGAGGTGAAGGCCGTGCTGGCCGAGGGGGAGGGCGTCATCCATGGCGAGCTCGACCTTTCTTACCTGGACGGCGTGCGCGAGAGCCTGCCGGCACTGAAGCACCGGACGATGTAG
- a CDS encoding YhdP family protein, with product MAPRPPEPQQEEGPLAARWHRLLAAYRLCNRASHHVLGFTLKLALLLYFIFAIVFLVLRWAVLPQIDSYKGDIERLASRAVGNPVTIDRIYASWSGLRPNLFLGDVVLRDRDGRQALRLPSVSATLSWWSLATLDVRFESIELIRPNLQVARTADGRLLVAGILVDLNKKDDGRGSEWVLGQREIVIREGRLEWLDAQRGTPPLVLQNMSLMLRNQWRRHQFAVHATATGGARDTLDLRADFSHPAFARRVSDVRQWHGTIYAAVGGNDLAAWQPYNPYGDGQPARLQSGRGTLRAWLDIDYSRLYGVTADVNLEDVRATLGRDLPALDVAALSGRIAFAEDKPPRNRRRDLAAVPFGALGHRASVTGFTLRTRDGMVLAPTTLSERYVPASGKQPARTEVTARSLDLGMVAALATRLPLAPAQRAVLGELAPRGRVLDLDARWQGPASAPQAWRVKADLADLGMNPLAARAAAPGMAKLPALPGFEHLSGSIDAAEDGGSVRLDAPNLVLRMPAWFAEPAMAFQQLKLKASWTHDDKATRIDMDDFAFDQDGLKGALKGRHVLDGSGPGVADFTGTLDGFVINRIGRYLPRATPEHLHHWLTGALEAGTATDASLRLRGDLAHFPFASGTPAEDKGEFRIAGRLVDAKLNYEPGVFGKDGKAPLWPQAEQIRGTFAFDRASMEIKADTARTGNVALHNVKAVIADLIHHDSVLEIDGSAAGAMQDYLRYVANSPVLEWIGHFTDQTTATGNAKLGLKLSLPLARLRESKVQGTLALQGNDVVLWHDMPPVLLATGKIEFHEHGVNLNGLNGTLLGGQLTVAGGTQRDGTIQVRIGGNVTADGLRRTYPTPVMQKLAERFAGGTRYHGVITAANHQYQVFVESALTGVALDFPAPLAKAAADALPLHFVLNGGAANEAGQAHDDIRITLGDAIEARYQRQRQDKGPWQLVRGGIGLNVPAPQPDSGMALHASVKSLNVDDWIGLVGTVTDAAGPAHAAGAGEGPGLAQYVAADLLAARADELTIAGRKVNDVVVGLTHRNGAWQANVDSRQANGYITWNESPTGRGLGKVTARLSSLLIPESAAGDVKDLLEKSASASAPAIPALDIVAERFELFNRQLGRMELQAYNALITSSREWRVSKLTLENPDGALHGTGRWVSRNGQHDSSLNFSLDIVDAGKLLDRFGFADTLKNGKGKLSGDISWKGLPYALDIPTLSGKLVMSVEKGQFLKQDPGAAKLLGVLSLQALPRLLKFDFHDVFAQGLAFDGISATAQIERGIAKTDNLRMHGVQATVLMSGSADIANESTNLHVVVIPQVNLGTAPLVYALAVNPVIGLGSYLAQLFLSAPVMKALTYQMQVTGPWKAPVITKLDTEPVVRSQ from the coding sequence TTGGCGCCCCGGCCGCCGGAGCCGCAGCAGGAGGAAGGACCGCTGGCCGCCCGCTGGCACCGCCTGCTGGCCGCCTACCGCCTGTGCAACCGCGCCAGCCATCACGTGCTGGGTTTTACGCTGAAGCTGGCGCTGCTGCTGTACTTTATCTTTGCCATCGTCTTCCTCGTCCTGCGCTGGGCCGTGTTGCCCCAGATCGACAGCTACAAGGGCGACATCGAACGCCTCGCCAGCCGCGCCGTCGGCAATCCCGTCACCATCGACCGCATCTATGCCTCCTGGTCCGGCCTGCGCCCCAACCTGTTCCTGGGCGACGTGGTGCTGCGCGACCGCGACGGCCGCCAGGCGCTGCGCCTGCCCAGCGTCTCAGCCACCTTGTCGTGGTGGAGCCTGGCCACCCTGGACGTGCGTTTCGAATCCATCGAACTGATCCGCCCGAACCTGCAGGTGGCGCGCACGGCCGACGGCCGCCTGCTCGTGGCCGGCATCCTCGTGGACCTGAACAAGAAGGACGACGGCCGCGGCTCCGAGTGGGTACTGGGGCAGCGCGAGATCGTCATCCGCGAGGGCCGGCTGGAGTGGCTCGATGCCCAACGTGGCACGCCGCCGCTGGTGCTGCAGAACATGAGCCTGATGCTGCGCAACCAGTGGCGGCGGCACCAGTTTGCCGTCCACGCCACCGCCACGGGTGGCGCGCGCGACACGCTGGACCTGCGCGCGGACTTCTCCCATCCTGCTTTTGCCCGCCGCGTCTCCGACGTGCGCCAGTGGCATGGCACGATCTACGCCGCCGTGGGCGGCAACGACCTGGCCGCGTGGCAACCCTACAATCCATACGGCGACGGCCAGCCGGCCCGGTTGCAGTCCGGCCGCGGCACCTTGCGTGCCTGGCTCGACATCGACTACAGCCGCCTGTATGGCGTGACGGCGGACGTCAACCTGGAAGACGTGCGCGCCACGCTGGGCCGCGACCTGCCCGCGCTGGACGTGGCGGCGCTGTCCGGCCGCATCGCCTTTGCTGAGGACAAGCCGCCGCGCAACCGCCGCCGCGACCTGGCCGCCGTGCCGTTCGGCGCACTGGGTCACCGGGCCAGCGTGACGGGCTTCACGTTGCGCACGCGCGACGGCATGGTGCTGGCGCCCACCACCCTGTCCGAGCGCTACGTGCCCGCGTCCGGCAAGCAGCCGGCCCGCACCGAAGTCACGGCCCGCTCGCTGGACCTGGGCATGGTGGCCGCGCTGGCCACCCGGCTGCCGCTGGCGCCCGCCCAGCGCGCGGTGCTGGGCGAGCTGGCGCCACGGGGCCGGGTGCTGGACCTGGATGCCCGCTGGCAGGGCCCGGCCAGCGCGCCGCAGGCCTGGCGAGTCAAGGCCGACCTGGCCGACCTGGGCATGAATCCGCTGGCGGCGCGCGCCGCCGCGCCCGGCATGGCCAAGTTGCCGGCGCTGCCCGGCTTCGAGCACTTGTCCGGCAGCATCGACGCGGCCGAGGACGGCGGCAGCGTGCGCCTGGATGCGCCGAACCTGGTGTTGCGCATGCCAGCCTGGTTCGCTGAGCCGGCCATGGCGTTCCAGCAGCTCAAGCTGAAAGCCAGCTGGACGCACGACGACAAGGCCACCCGCATCGACATGGATGACTTCGCGTTCGACCAGGACGGCCTGAAGGGCGCGCTCAAGGGCCGCCACGTGCTGGACGGCAGCGGTCCCGGCGTGGCCGATTTCACTGGCACGCTGGACGGCTTCGTCATCAATCGCATCGGCCGCTACCTGCCGCGGGCCACGCCGGAACACCTGCACCATTGGCTGACGGGCGCCCTGGAAGCCGGTACCGCCACCGACGCTTCGCTGCGCCTGCGCGGCGACCTGGCCCATTTCCCGTTCGCGAGCGGCACGCCGGCCGAGGACAAGGGCGAGTTCCGCATCGCGGGCCGCCTCGTCGATGCCAAGCTCAACTATGAGCCCGGCGTGTTCGGCAAGGACGGCAAGGCGCCGCTGTGGCCGCAGGCCGAGCAGATCCGGGGCACGTTCGCGTTCGACCGGGCCAGCATGGAAATCAAGGCCGACACGGCCAGGACGGGCAACGTGGCGTTGCACAACGTCAAGGCCGTCATCGCCGACCTGATCCACCACGACAGCGTGCTGGAGATCGACGGCAGCGCGGCCGGCGCCATGCAGGACTACCTGCGCTACGTGGCCAACAGCCCCGTGCTGGAATGGATCGGCCACTTTACCGACCAGACCACGGCCACGGGCAACGCAAAGCTGGGCCTGAAGCTGAGCCTGCCGCTGGCACGCCTGCGCGAAAGCAAGGTGCAGGGCACCCTGGCATTGCAGGGCAACGACGTGGTGCTGTGGCACGACATGCCGCCCGTGCTGCTGGCCACGGGCAAGATCGAGTTCCACGAGCACGGCGTCAACCTGAACGGCCTGAACGGCACGTTGCTGGGCGGCCAGCTGACGGTGGCGGGCGGCACCCAGCGCGACGGCACGATCCAGGTCCGCATCGGCGGCAACGTCACGGCCGACGGGCTGCGCCGCACCTATCCGACGCCCGTCATGCAGAAGCTCGCCGAGCGCTTTGCCGGCGGGACGCGCTACCACGGCGTCATCACGGCCGCCAATCACCAATACCAGGTATTCGTCGAGTCGGCGCTGACGGGCGTAGCGCTGGACTTCCCCGCGCCGCTGGCGAAGGCGGCGGCGGACGCGCTGCCGCTGCACTTTGTGCTGAACGGCGGAGCCGCCAACGAGGCCGGCCAGGCGCATGACGACATCCGCATCACGCTGGGCGACGCGATCGAGGCGCGCTACCAGCGCCAGCGCCAGGACAAGGGGCCATGGCAGCTGGTGCGCGGCGGTATCGGCCTGAACGTGCCGGCCCCGCAGCCGGACAGCGGCATGGCGCTGCATGCCAGCGTCAAGTCCCTCAACGTGGACGACTGGATCGGCCTGGTGGGCACGGTGACGGATGCCGCCGGACCGGCGCACGCCGCGGGCGCGGGCGAGGGCCCCGGCCTGGCGCAGTACGTGGCGGCCGACCTGCTGGCCGCCCGCGCGGACGAACTCACTATCGCCGGGCGCAAGGTCAACGATGTGGTGGTGGGGCTGACCCACCGCAACGGTGCGTGGCAGGCCAACGTCGACTCGCGCCAGGCCAACGGCTACATCACGTGGAACGAGTCGCCCACGGGGCGGGGCCTGGGCAAGGTCACGGCGCGGTTGTCCAGCCTGCTGATTCCGGAATCGGCCGCCGGCGACGTCAAGGACCTGCTGGAGAAGTCGGCCTCGGCCAGCGCGCCGGCGATTCCCGCGCTGGACATCGTGGCGGAGCGCTTCGAGCTGTTCAACCGCCAGCTGGGCCGCATGGAGCTGCAGGCCTACAATGCACTGATCACATCCTCGCGCGAATGGCGCGTGTCCAAGCTCACACTGGAGAATCCGGACGGCGCGCTGCACGGCACGGGCCGCTGGGTCAGCCGCAATGGCCAGCACGATTCCTCGCTCAACTTCAGCCTGGACATCGTCGACGCCGGCAAGCTGCTGGACCGCTTCGGCTTCGCCGACACGCTCAAGAATGGCAAGGGCAAGCTGTCCGGCGACATTTCCTGGAAGGGCTTGCCGTATGCGCTGGACATCCCCACGTTGTCCGGCAAGCTCGTCATGAGCGTGGAGAAGGGCCAGTTCCTGAAGCAGGACCCGGGCGCCGCCAAGCTGCTGGGCGTGCTCAGCCTGCAGGCGCTGCCGCGCCTGCTGAAGTTCGATTTCCACGACGTGTTTGCCCAAGGGCTGGCATTCGACGGCATCAGCGCGACGGCGCAGATCGAGCGGGGCATCGCGAAAACGGATAACCTCAGGATGCATGGCGTGCAGGCCACGGTGCTGATGTCCGGCAGCGCCGACATCGCCAACGAATCGACCAACCTGCACGTCGTCGTGATTCCGCAGGTGAACCTGGGCACGGCGCCGCTGGTGTACGCGCTGGCCGTGAATCCCGTGATCGGGCTGGGCAGTTACCTGGCCCAGCTGTTCCTGTCCGCGCCCGTGATGAAGGCGCTGACGTACCAGATGCAGGTGACGGGCCCGTGGAAGGCGCCTGTCATCACGAAGCTTGATACCGAGCCGGTGGTTCGGTCCCAGTAG
- the tldD gene encoding metalloprotease TldD, which yields MKPFEPNLSSLALARDVLLTPFGLDEAKLIKTLGTMFTHKVDYADLYFQFTKNEGWSLEEGIVKTGSFSIDQGVGVRAISGDKTAFSYSDEISEAALLDAAAATRTIARAGAGKIKVAGSMTPVGGRSLYLPHDPLDSLDAAAKVKLLERVEKIARAKDPRVVQVMAGLAGEYDVVLVVRSDGVLAADIRPLVRVSVTVIVEQDGRREMGSSGGGGRYDYNYFTDELLQQYAEDAVKGALVNLDSRPAPAGPMTVVLGPGWPGILLHEAIGHGLEGDFNRKGSSTFSGRIGERVAAKGVTVVDDGTLADRRGSLNIDDEGNPTQCTTLIEDGILRGYIQDTMNARLMKMPVTGNARRESFAHLPMPRMTNTYMLAGDKDPAEILASVKNGLYAVNFGGGQVDITNGKFVFSASEAYMIENGKVTYPVKGATLIGNGPDVLNRVSMIGNDMKLDPGVGVCGKEGQSVPVGVGQPTLRIDGVTVGGTA from the coding sequence ATGAAACCATTCGAACCGAACCTGTCGTCGCTGGCGCTGGCCCGCGACGTGCTGCTGACCCCGTTCGGGCTGGACGAAGCCAAGCTGATCAAGACGCTGGGCACGATGTTCACCCACAAGGTCGACTATGCCGACTTGTATTTCCAGTTCACCAAGAACGAGGGCTGGAGCCTGGAAGAAGGCATCGTCAAGACGGGCAGCTTCTCGATCGACCAGGGCGTGGGCGTACGCGCCATTTCCGGCGACAAGACGGCGTTCTCGTACTCCGACGAGATTTCCGAAGCGGCCCTGCTGGACGCGGCGGCGGCCACGCGCACGATCGCGCGCGCCGGCGCCGGCAAGATCAAGGTGGCGGGCAGCATGACGCCCGTCGGCGGCCGCTCGCTGTACCTGCCGCACGATCCGCTCGACTCGCTGGACGCGGCGGCCAAGGTCAAGCTGCTCGAGCGCGTCGAGAAGATCGCCCGCGCCAAGGACCCGCGCGTCGTGCAGGTGATGGCGGGCCTGGCCGGCGAATACGATGTCGTGCTGGTGGTGCGCAGCGACGGCGTGCTGGCGGCGGACATCCGCCCGCTGGTGCGCGTGTCGGTGACCGTCATCGTCGAGCAGGACGGCCGGCGCGAGATGGGCTCGTCCGGCGGCGGCGGGCGCTATGACTACAATTACTTCACCGACGAGCTGCTGCAGCAGTACGCGGAAGACGCCGTCAAGGGCGCGCTGGTCAACCTCGACTCGCGTCCGGCCCCGGCCGGCCCGATGACCGTCGTGCTGGGCCCGGGCTGGCCCGGCATCCTGCTGCACGAGGCGATCGGCCACGGCCTGGAAGGCGACTTCAACCGCAAAGGCTCGTCGACCTTCTCCGGCCGCATCGGCGAACGGGTGGCGGCCAAGGGCGTCACGGTGGTCGACGACGGCACGCTGGCGGACCGCCGCGGCTCGCTCAATATCGACGACGAAGGCAACCCGACCCAGTGCACCACGCTGATCGAGGACGGCATCCTGCGCGGCTACATCCAGGACACGATGAACGCGCGCCTGATGAAGATGCCGGTGACGGGCAACGCGCGCCGCGAATCGTTCGCGCACCTGCCGATGCCGCGCATGACGAACACGTACATGCTGGCGGGCGACAAGGACCCGGCCGAGATCCTGGCGTCCGTCAAGAACGGCCTGTACGCGGTCAACTTCGGCGGCGGCCAGGTCGACATCACGAACGGCAAGTTCGTGTTCTCGGCCAGCGAGGCCTACATGATCGAAAACGGTAAAGTGACGTATCCCGTCAAGGGCGCCACGCTGATCGGCAACGGCCCGGACGTGCTGAACCGCGTCTCGATGATCGGCAACGACATGAAGCTGGACCCGGGCGTGGGCGTGTGCGGCAAGGAAGGCCAGAGCGTGCCGGTGGGCGTCGGCCAGCCCACCCTGCGCATCGACGGCGTCACCGTGGGCGGCACCGCATAA
- a CDS encoding TonB-dependent receptor plug domain-containing protein has protein sequence MANKRNARIGRLRPICLGIAALSAFAPALAQDTGEGQMQRVEITGSSIKRLVNETATPLTVFKAEEFVKQGLTTAQEVLDRIPANQTSFGSANAVGGNASGLPTGGQATADLRGLGGDKTLVLLNGRRLASHPYDGASVDLNLIPVAALERVEVLRDGASAIYGTDAIGGVINFITRRAVQQTTVAIETVLPQHTGGRERRGNLTTGGGDLAREGWAVLGVLDYHKQDVLTSQQRPFSETGVIPSRGLSETSGTTFPGNYYDAVADRAGNPYFATGCNAPFSIPRASDGTCRQDYTRQIDSLPEQERATAFGRASFKLGGDHTATLEVLHSENRVNSRTAPPPQTGLILPATSPFYPGNSGGVPAQAGLSGSPLSVNWRPTEAGQRQILSRGSGDRFLASLEGIVAGWDYAGGLSHSVSRSSEEFTGGYVQDASFAAGVANGILNPFGLQNEAGRAYLATTALRGRVQDAKNATTAFDLKASRELMDMAGGKLAVALGTELRHEKAEFNVNRDIASQAASSGLSGSLPKSGSRTIQAVFGEINLPFMQNLEASLAARWDHYSDVGSTTNPKASFRWQPHKTFVLRGSVSTGFRAPTLFEKNAPLSRNDTSNSYNDPILCPGGVPQPGSNPLRDCDLQQFKLQGGNPELQPEKSRTFALGAVFEPTAAVTLALDYFNIHLREKIGALPEQAIYGNYPKYADRFLRFPDGSPNAILDLNENLGKVRTDGVDVSLTWRAPRTDFGNFTFTLDGTYIHNYEYQNERDGEFVQNTGRYADNYVVFRWRHNASLSWRSGVWSATLAHNFKTGYDDQNLVDEAFRQRVPSYSLVNLSGTYTGFKNVSLTAGVKNLFDKEPPFSNQGTVFQKGYDPRYTDPIGRALYLRGSYSF, from the coding sequence TTGGCTAACAAAAGAAATGCACGCATCGGTCGCCTGCGGCCGATTTGCCTCGGCATCGCCGCCCTGTCCGCCTTCGCACCGGCACTCGCGCAAGACACCGGCGAAGGCCAGATGCAGCGCGTGGAGATCACGGGCTCGTCGATCAAGCGCCTCGTCAACGAAACGGCGACGCCGCTGACGGTCTTCAAGGCCGAGGAATTCGTCAAGCAGGGCTTGACTACGGCCCAGGAAGTACTGGACCGCATCCCCGCCAACCAGACCAGCTTCGGTTCGGCCAACGCCGTCGGCGGCAACGCCAGCGGCCTGCCCACCGGCGGCCAGGCCACGGCCGACCTGCGCGGCCTGGGCGGCGACAAGACCCTGGTGCTGCTGAACGGCCGCCGCCTGGCGAGCCATCCTTATGACGGCGCCAGCGTCGACCTGAACCTGATTCCCGTCGCCGCCCTGGAGCGCGTCGAGGTACTGCGCGACGGCGCGTCGGCGATCTACGGTACCGATGCCATCGGCGGCGTCATCAACTTCATCACCCGCCGCGCCGTGCAGCAGACCACGGTGGCCATCGAAACGGTGCTGCCGCAGCATACGGGCGGGCGCGAACGGCGCGGCAACCTGACCACCGGCGGCGGCGACCTGGCGCGCGAGGGCTGGGCCGTGCTGGGCGTGCTGGACTACCACAAGCAGGACGTGCTGACGTCGCAGCAGCGGCCGTTCTCGGAAACCGGCGTGATCCCGTCGCGCGGCCTGTCCGAAACGTCGGGCACCACGTTCCCCGGCAACTACTACGACGCCGTCGCCGACAGGGCCGGCAACCCCTACTTCGCCACCGGCTGCAACGCGCCATTTTCCATTCCGCGCGCCAGCGACGGCACCTGCCGCCAGGACTACACGCGCCAGATCGACAGCCTGCCCGAGCAGGAACGCGCCACCGCGTTCGGCCGCGCCAGCTTCAAGCTGGGCGGCGACCATACGGCCACCTTGGAAGTACTGCACTCGGAAAACCGCGTCAACTCGCGCACGGCGCCACCGCCACAGACGGGCCTGATCCTGCCGGCCACCAGCCCGTTCTATCCGGGTAATTCCGGCGGCGTGCCGGCACAGGCCGGCCTGTCCGGCAGCCCGCTGTCCGTCAACTGGCGTCCCACCGAGGCGGGCCAGCGCCAGATCCTGTCGCGCGGTTCGGGCGACCGCTTCCTGGCCTCGCTGGAAGGCATCGTCGCGGGCTGGGACTATGCCGGCGGCCTGTCGCACTCCGTCAGCCGTTCGTCGGAAGAGTTCACCGGCGGCTACGTGCAGGATGCGTCGTTCGCGGCCGGTGTCGCCAACGGCATCCTGAATCCGTTCGGCCTGCAGAACGAAGCGGGCCGCGCCTACCTGGCCACGACCGCGCTGCGCGGCCGCGTGCAGGACGCGAAAAACGCCACGACCGCCTTCGATCTGAAGGCCAGCCGCGAGCTGATGGACATGGCGGGCGGCAAGCTGGCCGTCGCGCTGGGCACGGAACTGCGCCACGAGAAGGCCGAGTTCAACGTCAACCGCGACATCGCCAGCCAGGCGGCCAGCTCCGGTCTGTCGGGCTCGCTGCCGAAATCGGGCAGCCGCACCATCCAGGCCGTGTTCGGCGAGATCAACCTGCCGTTCATGCAGAACCTGGAAGCGTCGCTGGCGGCCCGCTGGGACCACTACAGCGACGTCGGCAGCACGACCAATCCGAAGGCATCGTTCCGCTGGCAGCCGCACAAGACGTTCGTGCTGCGCGGTTCGGTCAGCACGGGCTTCCGCGCGCCGACCTTGTTCGAGAAGAACGCCCCGCTGTCGCGCAACGACACCAGCAACTCGTACAACGATCCGATCCTGTGCCCGGGCGGCGTGCCGCAGCCAGGCTCGAACCCGCTGCGCGACTGCGACCTGCAGCAGTTCAAGCTGCAAGGCGGCAATCCAGAGCTGCAGCCGGAGAAGTCGCGCACGTTCGCGCTGGGCGCCGTGTTCGAACCCACGGCGGCCGTCACGCTGGCGCTGGACTACTTCAACATCCACCTGCGCGAGAAGATCGGCGCGCTGCCGGAGCAGGCCATCTACGGCAACTACCCCAAGTACGCCGACCGCTTCCTGCGCTTCCCGGACGGCTCGCCCAACGCCATCCTGGACCTGAACGAGAACCTGGGCAAGGTGCGTACGGATGGCGTGGACGTCAGCCTGACGTGGCGCGCGCCGCGTACCGACTTCGGCAACTTCACGTTCACCCTGGACGGCACGTACATCCACAACTACGAGTACCAGAACGAGCGCGATGGCGAATTCGTCCAGAACACGGGCCGCTACGCGGACAACTACGTGGTCTTCCGCTGGCGCCACAACGCGTCGCTGTCGTGGCGTTCGGGCGTGTGGAGCGCCACGCTGGCGCACAACTTCAAGACGGGCTACGACGACCAGAACCTGGTCGACGAGGCGTTCCGCCAGCGCGTGCCGTCGTACAGCCTGGTCAACCTGTCGGGCACCTACACGGGCTTCAAGAACGTCAGCCTGACGGCCGGCGTGAAGAACCTGTTCGACAAGGAACCGCCGTTCAGCAACCAGGGCACGGTGTTCCAGAAGGGTTACGATCCGCGCTACACCGACCCGATCGGCCGCGCGCTGTACCTGCGGGGTTCGTACTCGTTCTAA